One genomic window of Bactrocera dorsalis isolate Fly_Bdor chromosome 4, ASM2337382v1, whole genome shotgun sequence includes the following:
- the LOC105229793 gene encoding FHIP family protein GJ17503 isoform X3, which produces MSWLRSSPLRQSLTRNSGNGISFLSSTNGNGTGVTSTATALRQRPIDAATDCDPRACYDSFCKHWQQAYEIIQRSEPPQRLPSHDDVLGVVSHLDFMVTLLLVELHHCNKVALPSADAAPPPAPCLEYMLSENLLDKLYEWGRTTGRYADAVRLEQLKLYELLVSHSRHQLLCHEPFLRPLLKILASSQGEIFQADLEKRLVILLNQLCVVLMQNVHLLDLFFFSAEQEQHKQTTNSDEIQRSSRNSSGTNFIIFSLLIPYVHREGSIGHQARDALLLCMSLSQKNSNVGTYIAQYSSMCPLLVTGLGGLYSRLPNSIELTSIDWHRITPDDVTEIPELTLFMNALEFCNAVVQVAHEMIKNQLLDFLYQGFIVPVLGPAILQTLKGKHFQTNIESQISAMSYLDLILRSVTEPSLLRAFVKFLLDTEKFDGERILDTLIDRLGATDANLCMVTMALFDTLIGLHCEDLMLELLLKYILPGKHVPISHRHKINKIDPYINTVEFFLDLTPDVMKRARELTKHKSLGDTVTTQPSHAALPSPTSTMSKTIGANWNYYGLHTGTSLYANFHAYLFEAHCRITQCKNACAKWANAYKYQKWPPKNIRAQQAQTLELVKQFFNEFSVGAMADASHVYDSTHTVLGTRSAVEKTAQPDSLQSIGESSGYESFRWRPVEDEGGECNDSAANSTMQMVSTNTGDVELDHSGSSSGNGNSLGTLQKQYRKEIWRVSSNHSELVLTDLDFSEDLFAQGTVSLGPFLNAIWGKLQTFTSNTLYVNLHLTGLITRLSCYPLPLVHSILLRPDIVITSDTPSFHQMLRILKQQIDAELPMCEDSLEIVDVARSYLIDREFRLINARKATDNSPVHIAKNTLPPQHQQQRLSQQTTFANISSASPVQVTPSSSYDPFHRNDNKRKSISKSITNMFSRKASGGSTGSPFANSGSSTTTQQQSGTSTRETSLTTIPSTTSSAEQSAEGAGTHSSQMTSSTTPSGSFSTNITHNTHTTYTPHGAGTLLVSNSSVTTLGGSGSEPVSLDSLSSMGAIANTSGTERTRDLALCAVLLDEWLKELAAIAQEQSVVLINENI; this is translated from the exons ATGAGTTGGCTACGTTCTAGCCCCCTGCGGCAGAGTTTAACACGCAACAGCGGAAATGGTATATCATTTCTTTCTTCAACCAATGGCAATGGTACTGGTGTCACCAGCACCGCAACAGCTCTCAGGCAAAGGCCAATCGACGCTGCGACAGATTGTGATCCGCGAGCATGTTATGATagcttttgtaaacattggcaACAAGCCTACGAAATCATACAACGTTCAGAGCCACCACAACGACTACCGTCTCACGACGATGTATTAGGTGTAGTATCACATTTGGACTTTATGGTGACACTGCTTTTGGTGGAACTACATCATTGCAATAAAGTTGCACTACCTTCCGCTGATGCTGCACCTCCACCTGCGCCATGTTTGGAATATATGCTTAGTGAAAATCTGCTAGATAAACTCTATGAATGGGGTCGTACAACGGGACGTTATGCTGATGCTGTACGCCTAGAACAACTTAAATTGTATGAACTACTTGTAAGTCACTCGCGACATCAGTTACTCTGTCATGAACCTTTCTTAAGGCCACTTTTGAAAATACTCGCTTCAAGCCAAGGTGAAATTTTCCAAGCAGATTTGGAAAAACGTTTAGTAATATTGCTCAACCAACTCTGCGTAGTATTAATGCAAAATGTGCATCTACTTGATCTATTCTTCTTCTCGGCGGAGCAAGAGCAACACAAGCAAACAACAAACAGTGACGAAATACAACGCTCAAGCAGAAACAGTTCTGGCACCAA TTTCATCATATTCTCCTTACTTATACCGTACGTGCATCGTGAAGGAAGCATCGGTCATCAGGCGCGAGATGCGCTATTACTCTGCATGTCTCTATCGCAGAAAAATTCTAATGTCGGCACCTACATTGCGCAGTATTCATCCATGTGCCCGCTTTTGGTAACCGGCCTAGGCGGCTTGTATTCACGCCTACCGAACTCTATAGAATTAACATCGATAGATTGGCATCGCATAACCCCGGACGATGTTACGGAAATACCCGAACTGACATTATTTATGAATGCTTTGGAGTTCTGCAATGCTGTGGTGCAAGTGGCGCATGAAATGATAAAGAACCAGTTATTAGACTTTCTATATCAGGGCTTTATTGTCCCGGTACTGGGGCCGGCAATATTACAG aCATTGAAAGGCAAACATTTCCAGACAAACATTGAGTCACAAATATCGGCTATGTCCTATTTGGACCTTATACTCAGGTCCGTTACCGAGCCCAGTTTACTGCGCGCTTTTGTAAAATTCCTTCTGGACACAGAAAAATTCGATGGCGAACGCATTTTGGACACCTTAATCGACCGTTTGGGCGCCACTGACGCAAATTTGTGTATGGTAACAATGGCGTTGTTCGACACATTGATTGGCCTACATTGTGAGGATTTAATGCTGGAACTGCTATTGAAGTACATACTGCCCGGCAAGCATGTACCGATTTCGCATCGACACAAGATCAACAAAATCGATCCTTATATAAATACCGTCGAATTCTTTCTAGACCTGACGCCGGACGTAATGAAACGCGCCCGCGAATTGACCAAGCATAAATCACTTGGCGACACCGTGACCACACAACCATCACACGCGGCGCTGCCGTCGCCAACGTCTACAATGAGTAAAACGATCGGTGCAAATTGGAACTACTATGGCTTACATACGGGCACCAGTCTCTATGCCAACTTCCATGCGTATCTGTTCGAGGCACACTGTCGCATCACACAATGCAAGAACGCCTGCGCCAAATGGGCCAATGCATATAAATATCAAAAGTGGCCGCCAAAGAATATACGCGCTCAACAAGCACAAACATTGGAGCTGGTGAAACAGTTCTTCAATGAATTCAGTGTGGGCGCAATGGCGGACGCGTCGCATGTATATGATAGTACGCACACTGTGTTGGGCACAAGAAGTGCTGTGGAGAAAACAGCGCAACCGGACAGCCTGCAGTCCATTGGTGAGTCCAGTGGCTATGAATCGTTTAGATGGCGGCCCGTAGAAGATGAAGGCGGCGAATGTAATGACTCTGCTGCCAATTCTACTATGCAAATGGTAAGCACGAACACCGGCGATGTTGAGTTGGATCATAGTGGCAGTAGTAGCGGCAATGGTAATAGTTTGGGCacgctacaaaaacaatatagaAAGGAAATTTGGCGCGTCTCAAGTAATCATAGTGAATTAGTGCTCACCGACTTGGATTTTTCGGAGGATCTTTTCGCGCAAGGGACAGTAAGCTTAG GTCCCTTCTTGAATGCGATATGGGGTAAACTGCAAACGTTCACCAGCAATACCTTATATGTAAATTTGCATCTCACTGGTTTGATAACGCGCCTCTCCTGCTATCCGCTACCGCTGGTGCACTCTATACTATTGCGTCCAGATATAGTTATCACTTCGGATACGccatcgttccatcaaatgtTACGTATACTTAAGCAACAAATCGATGCGGAACTGCCCATGTGTGAGGATTCACTTGAAATTGTCGACGTGGCGCGCTCTTATCTCATTGATCGCGAATTTCGTTTGATAAACGCTCGCAAGGCGACTGACAATTCACCAGTGCACATTGCCAAAAATACGCTGCCACCACAGCATCAGCAACAACGACTCTCTCAACAAACGACATTCGCAAACATATCGTCAGCGTCGCCAGTACAAGTGACGCCCTCCTCGTCGTATGATCCCTTCCATCGTAACGATAATAAGCGCAAAAGCATCAGCAAGTCCATAACAAATATGTTTAGTCGCAAAGCTAGCG gcgGCTCAACGGGATCTCCTTTCGCCAATAGCGGCAGtagcacaacaacacaacagcaAAGCGGCACAAGCACGCGTGAAACAAGTTTAACAACCATACCTTCAACAACGTCTTCTGCTGAACAATCAGCTGAAGGCGCTGGAACGCACAGTAGCCAAATGACAAGCAGCACAACACCGTCCGGTTCATTTTCTACGAACATCACGCACAATACGCATACAACATACACACCACACGGTGCGGGTACGCTACTCGTGTCGAATAGTAGTGTGACCACGCTTGGCGGCTCCGGTTCGGAACCCGTCTCCTTGGACTCGCTCTCATCCATGGGCGCTATAGCCAATACAAGCGGCACAGAACGCACACGTGATCTGGCTTTATGTGCTGTACTACTTGACGAATGGCTGAAGGAGTTGGCCGCGATTGCGCAGGAGCAGAGTGTggttttaattaatgaaaatatttga